The genomic window CATCCTGCGAGCCATTGTCAAAAATGTATAATTGCCAATCTTTATAGGTCTGATTTCGCAGGGATTCAAAAAGAAAGGGCATATACTTTCCCCCGTTCCAGGTGACCAGTTGAATGGAAAGTTTCATACGCCCCATTTTGTAAAATATTTAAGCATGCTGGAAAAAAATTGCCATTGTTTCCAAAGCAAATTTTGCTTCTTAAAGCTTTGCCCGACATAATCAACACAGCTCACCACCGGTGTGTACATAACCTTAAGACCCATTTTTTTAACTTCCCGACAGGTATCAACGTCTTCAAACCAGAGAAAATACCTTGGATCAAACGCCCAGCCCAACTTTTCATAAACCTTACGACGCATCAGCATAAAAGACCCGCGCACCGAATCAACCTCCTGTTCCTTGTCCGGATCAAAATTTTTATAGGTATAATGATTCAAAACACTTGGAAATATATGCGGAATTTTTAAAAAAATAGCCAGCTGATTCCAAAAATTGGGAAAACGTCTGGGTTTGGCTTTCTCATTAAATTTTCCATTTTCATCAACCAATTTACAACTGGCCAAACCCACATCAACATGTTTCCGCATCCAATCAACCATAACATCCAAACTGCCGGCTTGGACGCGCATGTCCGGGTTTAAAAAAAGCAAAAACTCGCCTTGGGCGAGCTTCGCGGCCTGATTATTGGGATACCCAAAACCGGTGTTTTTACCCTCTTTTATCAGCTTAACTTCAGAAAAATTTT from Patescibacteria group bacterium includes these protein-coding regions:
- a CDS encoding glycosyltransferase family 2 protein: MDLSVITVTWNAADLITEQIKSVKSGCQNVSFEQIIADNGSADKTVEIIEQNFSEVKLIKEGKNTGFGYPNNQAAKLAQGEFLLFLNPDMRVQAGSLDVMVDWMRKHVDVGLASCKLVDENGKFNEKAKPRRFPNFWNQLAIFLKIPHIFPSVLNHYTYKNFDPDKEQEVDSVRGSFMLMRRKVYEKLGWAFDPRYFLWFEDVDTCREVKKMGLKVMYTPVVSCVDYVGQSFKKQNLLWKQWQFFSSMLKYFTKWGV